A genomic region of Mesobacillus jeotgali contains the following coding sequences:
- the katG gene encoding catalase/peroxidase HPI codes for MDKDTAKVGKCPFTHGGATSHKTSGTTNRDWWPNQLQLNILHQHDRKSNPMGEDFNYSEEFKKLDYDALKEDLHDLMTTSQDWWPADYGHYGPLFIRMAWHSAGTYRVGDGRGGGGTGSQRFAPLNSWPDNGNLDKARRLLWPVKQKYGNKISWADLILLAGNVAIESMGGKTIGFGAGRPDIWHPEEDTYWGVESEWLGDKRYTGDRELENPLAAVQMGLIYVNPEGPNGKPDPLAAARDIRETFARMGMNDEETVALIAGGHTFGKAHGAGDAANVGPEPEAASIEEMGLGWNNAYGSGKGRDTITSGLEGAWTANPTQWDNGYFDLLFGYEWWLTKSPAGAYQWLAVDPAEKDLAPDAEDSTVKVPTMMLTTDIALRHDSEYEKISRRFHQNPEEFADAFARAWFKLLHRDMGPKTRYKGPEVPKDDFVWQDPVPAVDYELTDEEVEKVKVMILDSGLTISELVTTAWASASTFRGSDFRGGANGARIRLAPQKDWEVNQPEQLSKVLNALEDIQSHLDKNVSLADLIVLGGSAAIEKAARDAGFDVTVPFAPGRGDATEEQTDVEGFAVLEPYADGFRNYQKKQYGVSPEELLLDKAQLLNLSAPEMTALIGGMRVLGTNYGGTKHGVFTDRVGSLTNDFFVNLLDMGVEWKPVGGEVYEGRDRKTGDVVRTATRVDLVFGSNSQLRAIAEVYAQDDNKEKFVRDFISAWVKVMNADRFDLSEQARETSEPALRH; via the coding sequence ATGGACAAGGATACTGCGAAGGTTGGAAAATGCCCGTTTACGCACGGGGGTGCTACTAGTCATAAAACCAGTGGGACGACGAATAGGGACTGGTGGCCAAACCAGTTGCAATTGAATATTCTCCATCAGCATGACCGAAAATCCAACCCTATGGGAGAAGATTTTAATTATAGTGAAGAATTTAAAAAGCTGGACTATGATGCTCTGAAGGAGGACCTCCACGATCTTATGACGACCAGCCAGGACTGGTGGCCGGCTGACTATGGTCATTATGGGCCATTGTTTATCCGGATGGCCTGGCATTCGGCAGGCACATATCGTGTCGGAGATGGCCGGGGCGGCGGCGGAACAGGTTCGCAGCGATTTGCACCTCTTAATAGCTGGCCGGATAATGGCAACCTTGATAAAGCCCGCCGGCTGCTTTGGCCGGTCAAGCAGAAGTATGGAAATAAGATTTCCTGGGCTGATTTGATTCTGCTGGCAGGCAATGTGGCCATTGAATCGATGGGCGGCAAGACAATCGGCTTTGGTGCAGGTCGTCCGGATATTTGGCATCCGGAGGAAGACACTTACTGGGGTGTTGAATCCGAGTGGCTCGGTGATAAAAGGTATACCGGTGACCGCGAGCTCGAAAATCCGCTTGCTGCCGTTCAAATGGGTTTGATTTATGTGAACCCTGAAGGCCCGAATGGCAAACCGGATCCACTTGCAGCGGCTCGTGACATTCGCGAAACCTTTGCGAGGATGGGTATGAATGATGAAGAAACAGTAGCTCTGATTGCTGGCGGCCATACTTTTGGAAAAGCCCACGGTGCAGGGGACGCGGCCAATGTTGGACCTGAGCCGGAAGCTGCTTCTATTGAAGAGATGGGTTTGGGATGGAATAACGCATACGGCAGCGGCAAGGGACGAGACACGATTACGAGCGGTCTGGAAGGAGCCTGGACGGCCAATCCGACACAGTGGGATAATGGCTACTTTGATTTACTGTTTGGGTACGAATGGTGGCTGACAAAGAGTCCGGCTGGTGCTTATCAATGGCTGGCTGTTGATCCGGCTGAGAAGGATCTTGCACCGGATGCAGAAGATTCAACTGTAAAAGTTCCAACCATGATGCTCACCACCGATATTGCTTTGCGCCATGATTCGGAATACGAAAAAATTTCCCGCCGATTCCATCAAAATCCAGAAGAGTTTGCCGATGCATTTGCGCGTGCATGGTTCAAATTATTGCATCGCGACATGGGCCCTAAAACAAGGTATAAAGGTCCGGAAGTTCCGAAGGATGATTTTGTCTGGCAGGATCCTGTTCCAGCGGTTGATTATGAATTGACGGATGAGGAAGTAGAAAAGGTCAAAGTGATGATCCTGGACTCCGGGCTTACAATCAGTGAGCTGGTTACAACCGCCTGGGCATCGGCAAGTACGTTCCGTGGCTCGGACTTCCGCGGTGGAGCTAATGGTGCACGCATCCGCCTTGCACCGCAAAAGGATTGGGAAGTGAATCAGCCGGAACAGCTTTCAAAGGTGCTAAATGCACTGGAGGACATTCAAAGTCATCTGGATAAGAACGTCAGTCTTGCTGATTTGATTGTGCTGGGCGGAAGTGCGGCCATCGAGAAAGCCGCGCGAGATGCAGGTTTTGATGTAACTGTTCCATTTGCTCCTGGCCGAGGGGATGCAACGGAAGAGCAAACAGATGTTGAAGGCTTTGCAGTGCTGGAGCCATATGCTGACGGATTCCGCAACTACCAGAAGAAACAGTATGGCGTCAGTCCGGAAGAGCTGTTGCTGGACAAGGCGCAGCTGTTAAACCTTAGTGCACCGGAAATGACGGCATTGATCGGCGGAATGCGCGTCCTCGGTACGAACTATGGCGGCACAAAACACGGTGTATTCACTGACCGCGTCGGTTCGCTTACGAATGACTTCTTTGTAAACCTGCTGGATATGGGAGTAGAGTGGAAGCCCGTTGGTGGCGAAGTATATGAGGGACGCGACCGAAAGACAGGTGACGTTGTACGTACAGCCACCAGAGTCGACCTCGTATTCGGTTCAAACTCACAGCTGCGAGCTATCGCAGAAGTATATGCCCAGGACGATAACAAAGAGAAGTTTGTGCGCGACTTTATTTCCGCATGGGTCAAGGTCATGAATGCAGATCGTTTTGACTTGAGTGAACAGGCTCGTGAAACTTCGGAACCAGCATTGCGTCATTAA
- the sstT gene encoding serine/threonine transporter SstT: MKDLLKKWNQVSLVKQIIAGLLIGIILALTIPEVAKPVAILGSLFVSALKAVAPVLVLFLVMSAIAQHKRGQKTNMKTIISLYLLGTFAAGLIAVIASFLFPVSLKLTAGAEGMTPPGSVVEVLKTVLLNIVDNPVNAIMNANYIGILAWAVLVGLALKNASDSTKTIIGNLSDAMSKIVTWVIKFAPLGIMGLVFESITANGLSSLLGYGKLLAVLIGVMLVVALVVNPLIVFTQIRQNPYPLVFKCLKESGITAFFTRSSASNIPVNIKICEDLGLDKDSYSVSIPLGATINMAGAAVTITVMTLAAVHTLGIQVDIPTAILLSVMAAISAAGASGVAGGSLLLIPLASSLFGIPNDVAMQVVAVGFIIGVLQDSFETALNSSTDVLFTAAVEFKKWRNEGKVIEIKKAS; encoded by the coding sequence ATGAAAGATTTACTGAAGAAGTGGAATCAAGTAAGCCTGGTGAAACAGATCATTGCCGGTTTGTTAATTGGTATTATCCTTGCTTTAACCATCCCGGAGGTTGCAAAGCCGGTTGCTATTTTAGGGTCTTTATTTGTTAGTGCCTTAAAGGCGGTTGCCCCTGTATTGGTATTATTCCTGGTTATGTCGGCGATTGCCCAGCATAAACGCGGGCAGAAAACAAACATGAAAACGATTATTTCTTTATATCTTCTAGGAACATTTGCTGCCGGGCTTATTGCGGTTATTGCTAGTTTTTTGTTTCCGGTAAGCTTGAAACTTACAGCTGGCGCTGAGGGCATGACGCCTCCTGGAAGTGTAGTTGAGGTTCTTAAAACTGTATTGCTCAATATTGTTGATAATCCTGTTAATGCTATTATGAATGCTAATTATATCGGTATTTTAGCCTGGGCAGTCCTAGTCGGTCTTGCTCTGAAGAATGCGTCTGATTCAACAAAAACAATCATTGGAAACTTATCCGATGCGATGTCCAAAATCGTCACTTGGGTGATTAAATTCGCTCCACTTGGCATCATGGGCCTTGTATTTGAATCGATTACAGCAAACGGACTTAGCTCTTTGCTTGGCTATGGAAAGCTACTTGCCGTTCTGATAGGCGTCATGCTTGTTGTAGCTCTTGTAGTCAATCCGCTCATCGTTTTCACTCAAATAAGGCAAAATCCATATCCGCTTGTCTTCAAATGTTTGAAAGAAAGTGGTATTACGGCATTCTTTACTCGCAGTTCGGCTTCTAATATCCCTGTTAATATTAAAATATGTGAAGATTTAGGCCTGGACAAGGATTCATATTCTGTTTCCATTCCATTAGGCGCAACCATCAATATGGCTGGAGCTGCCGTGACGATTACTGTTATGACACTGGCTGCCGTTCATACACTTGGCATTCAGGTTGACATTCCTACTGCCATTCTTCTAAGTGTTATGGCTGCCATCAGTGCTGCGGGTGCTTCAGGTGTTGCCGGCGGTTCACTGCTGCTGATCCCTCTCGCCTCCAGCTTGTTCGGTATCCCGAATGATGTCGCCATGCAGGTAGTTGCAGTAGGTTTTATCATCGGTGTTTTACAGGATTCTTTTGAGACAGCCCTTAACTCATCGACTGACGTATTATTTACGGCTGCAGTAGAATTTAAGAAATGGCGGAATGAAGGAAAAGTTATCGAAATCAAAAAGGCATCATAA
- a CDS encoding carbonic anhydrase, which yields MSTVKSSATKKTMIITGVNEAIYPLFPEITYKKNKDMMILNSFGAVITQPYGCLIRNIILAIYNELVDEIFIIGEMESKEVKLNISDKIKEHGVSENIIKTINYIDVVGNDVINWLTGPQNIEDVIKKNKDLIKGHPLIPKSIPVHAYIANPETGEYFPV from the coding sequence ATGTCAACAGTAAAAAGTTCAGCAACGAAAAAAACAATGATCATAACAGGTGTTAATGAGGCGATTTATCCTTTATTTCCAGAGATAACATATAAAAAGAATAAAGATATGATGATTCTTAACAGTTTTGGGGCAGTTATTACCCAACCCTATGGGTGCTTGATTCGAAATATCATTCTAGCGATCTATAATGAACTGGTGGATGAAATCTTTATAATCGGTGAAATGGAAAGTAAAGAAGTCAAACTAAATATATCAGATAAAATAAAGGAACATGGAGTTTCAGAAAATATAATCAAGACAATTAACTACATTGATGTAGTGGGGAATGACGTAATCAACTGGTTAACAGGACCACAAAATATTGAAGATGTAATTAAGAAGAATAAAGACTTAATAAAAGGCCATCCATTAATTCCAAAATCAATACCTGTCCATGCTTATATTGCCAATCCAGAGACTGGGGAGTATTTTCCGGTTTAA
- a CDS encoding flavin monoamine oxidase family protein, which yields MKEPVVIVGAGLSGLRAASLLQSKGISCRVLEARSRIGGRVLSMAAKDRPEPGRFDLGPTWFWPNHEPAIAKLVKDLGLPTIEQHTAGAMLFEQSQTGKVQRHVLPEGAVERSVRLAGGIQSLIDAIASTLPPETVELDTRVNAIQLDEPEGITIYAEQFDEKKKSIRAAAVILALPTRIVAESIAFSPKLPDGLMTSLKDKPTWMAGQAKAVAVYERPFWRDAGLSGQVTSWAGPLQEIHDASPDTGYGALFGFLGLPAKVRHELGEEHTLRLVIDQLTRLFGPSAEKPIALFYKDWSSDLDTAVEEDALPLTSFPDYGLPAGMSSWEKRVVFAGTETAPGHGGHLEGALQAAERAASEVLKVL from the coding sequence ATGAAAGAACCGGTTGTGATTGTCGGGGCTGGCCTATCAGGTCTTCGTGCTGCCTCTTTGCTACAATCAAAAGGAATAAGCTGCAGGGTTCTGGAGGCGCGTAGCCGGATTGGGGGCAGGGTTTTGAGCATGGCAGCCAAAGACAGGCCGGAGCCTGGCCGGTTTGATTTGGGCCCGACCTGGTTTTGGCCGAATCACGAGCCTGCCATCGCCAAATTGGTGAAAGACCTTGGATTGCCAACCATTGAACAGCATACTGCAGGAGCGATGCTATTTGAGCAATCGCAAACTGGGAAGGTACAGCGGCACGTTCTGCCAGAAGGCGCAGTTGAGAGGTCGGTGAGGCTGGCCGGCGGTATCCAGTCCCTTATTGATGCCATTGCATCCACACTTCCGCCGGAGACAGTTGAACTGGATACACGGGTTAATGCAATTCAATTGGATGAACCTGAAGGAATCACAATATACGCAGAGCAATTTGATGAAAAAAAGAAAAGCATTCGGGCCGCAGCCGTAATCCTGGCATTGCCGACTCGAATCGTTGCGGAAAGCATTGCTTTTTCACCGAAACTCCCCGATGGACTGATGACCAGCCTGAAAGACAAGCCGACATGGATGGCGGGACAGGCCAAGGCAGTAGCGGTTTATGAACGGCCATTCTGGAGAGATGCTGGTCTTTCCGGCCAGGTCACCAGCTGGGCCGGCCCCTTGCAGGAAATTCATGATGCTTCACCTGACACAGGTTATGGCGCCCTTTTTGGTTTCTTGGGACTTCCGGCAAAAGTGCGTCATGAACTTGGTGAGGAACATACACTGAGACTGGTCATCGACCAACTGACACGGCTCTTTGGCCCTTCGGCTGAAAAACCAATTGCTCTCTTTTATAAAGACTGGTCGAGCGATCTGGATACAGCTGTTGAGGAAGATGCCCTGCCGTTGACCAGTTTCCCGGACTATGGACTGCCGGCAGGCATGAGTTCATGGGAAAAGCGGGTTGTTTTTGCGGGTACAGAAACAGCCCCTGGACATGGGGGACATCTCGAAGGGGCACTTCAAGCAGCAGAGCGGGCGGCATCTGAAGTATTGAAAGTTTTATGA
- a CDS encoding acyl-CoA thioesterase: protein MEGLSTNVSRTFQNRLVLPPDTNHLGTIFGGTVLSYIDEIAAIAAMKHSRKAVVTASIDSVNFLSSAVVGDILTLEAVVISTGRSSMEVFVKVESENLKTSRKTLTTTSILTMVAKDDNGKPVPVAKVIPENDEEREMFKTADMRRQRRLDMRRSNQVGGMFNEYSSKG from the coding sequence ATGGAAGGATTATCAACAAATGTGTCAAGGACATTTCAGAATAGGCTCGTCCTGCCGCCGGATACAAACCATCTTGGAACGATTTTTGGCGGAACCGTACTGTCCTATATTGATGAAATTGCCGCAATTGCAGCGATGAAACACAGCAGAAAAGCTGTTGTCACTGCCTCGATTGACTCGGTTAACTTTCTGTCTTCCGCTGTAGTGGGCGATATTTTAACACTTGAAGCGGTCGTCATTTCAACAGGCAGGTCGTCAATGGAAGTGTTCGTGAAAGTGGAAAGTGAAAACTTGAAAACTAGCAGAAAAACGCTGACGACCACTTCGATTCTTACAATGGTCGCGAAGGATGACAATGGTAAACCGGTGCCCGTAGCAAAGGTCATTCCAGAAAATGATGAAGAACGAGAGATGTTCAAGACTGCCGATATGAGAAGGCAGCGGAGGCTCGACATGAGAAGAAGTAACCAAGTTGGAGGAATGTTCAATGAGTATTCAAGTAAAGGATGA
- a CDS encoding sodium-dependent bicarbonate transport family permease, producing the protein MNEILLQNLLSPVVLFFVLGIIAAIVKSDLKFPNGLSEGLSIYLLIAIGIKGGIELSHYSIESVLAPILGALFLGIIIPVITLALMRLIKLDLKNSIGLAATYGSISIVTYGAAITFLDESGTSYEGFMNALVVLMESPAILVSLLLLKIAESKKDLSIYSTRNLGFIPASSNLIDKEVIRESIFGKSILLLVGSLLIGWALGESAVPMVKPLFIDLYSSVLILFLLNMGLIAGKRLPEIKKHGLKLLAFGLLTPLLFGSLGVLVGDLVGLSLGGVTLMGVLAGSASYIAAPAALKTSVPEANPSIYLGLSLGVTFPFNLIIGIPAYYEIAKWIQ; encoded by the coding sequence ATGAACGAAATATTACTTCAAAATTTATTATCACCCGTTGTGTTGTTTTTTGTGTTAGGCATTATAGCGGCAATCGTTAAATCAGATTTGAAGTTTCCCAATGGTTTAAGTGAAGGCCTAAGCATTTACTTATTAATTGCCATTGGAATAAAAGGAGGCATTGAACTTTCGCATTACTCAATTGAGTCTGTACTCGCACCAATCCTGGGAGCATTGTTTTTAGGAATAATCATTCCCGTAATTACACTGGCTCTCATGAGGCTAATAAAACTGGATCTTAAAAACTCGATAGGGTTGGCAGCCACTTATGGGTCCATCAGTATAGTTACATATGGTGCTGCCATTACATTTCTTGACGAGAGCGGTACATCTTATGAAGGGTTCATGAATGCTTTGGTTGTTTTAATGGAGAGTCCGGCAATTTTAGTATCTTTACTGTTATTAAAAATAGCAGAGAGCAAAAAAGATCTTTCGATTTATTCCACCCGGAATCTAGGCTTTATCCCTGCATCCTCAAACTTAATAGATAAAGAAGTGATAAGGGAAAGCATTTTTGGTAAAAGTATTTTGCTTCTTGTTGGCAGCCTTTTAATAGGCTGGGCGCTTGGTGAAAGTGCAGTCCCAATGGTTAAACCTTTATTTATAGACTTATATAGCAGTGTGTTAATTCTTTTCCTGTTAAATATGGGATTGATTGCGGGAAAACGATTGCCCGAGATTAAAAAGCACGGATTGAAATTGCTGGCATTTGGTTTGCTTACTCCCCTTTTATTTGGCAGTTTAGGCGTTCTCGTAGGGGATCTCGTTGGCTTATCTTTAGGGGGAGTTACGTTAATGGGGGTATTGGCTGGAAGTGCTTCATACATTGCTGCACCCGCAGCCCTTAAAACTTCAGTGCCGGAAGCCAATCCATCCATATACCTGGGTTTATCTTTAGGAGTCACTTTTCCATTTAACTTGATTATTGGAATACCCGCCTATTATGAAATAGCAAAATGGATACAGTAA
- a CDS encoding DUF2294 domain-containing protein: MNKSKGSMESDISKAITQWEKDYLGRGSVSVKTDILRDMVIVSLQGVLTPAEYSVCETKEGMLTVKKTRSELVESGLGTLKEIIFTNSGEQVKSFHTDISSRTGERVMVFKLYNDLEKKFL, translated from the coding sequence ATGAACAAGTCGAAAGGTTCTATGGAGTCTGATATAAGCAAGGCGATAACTCAATGGGAAAAGGACTATCTTGGACGTGGCTCTGTTTCCGTTAAGACAGATATATTGCGGGATATGGTCATCGTGAGTTTGCAAGGGGTCCTGACACCAGCAGAATATTCCGTTTGTGAAACTAAAGAGGGAATGTTAACAGTAAAGAAAACCCGTTCGGAACTAGTGGAATCAGGTTTGGGAACTTTAAAAGAAATCATATTTACGAACAGTGGGGAACAAGTGAAAAGTTTTCATACTGACATAAGCTCTCGGACAGGAGAACGCGTAATGGTATTTAAATTATATAACGACCTTGAGAAAAAATTTTTATGA
- a CDS encoding sugar O-acetyltransferase translates to MNTEKEKMLAGEMYNPADPLLVKGREEARRKVRIYNQTLETEGEKRTQLLKELLGSTGETVVMEPNIRFDYGYNTHVGENFFANFDCTILDVCEVRFGDNCMLAPGVQIYTATHPLNPAERNSGREYARPITFGNNVWIGGSAIINPGVTVGDNVVIASGAVVTKDVPDNVVVGGNPARVIKRIEL, encoded by the coding sequence ATGAATACGGAAAAAGAGAAGATGTTGGCTGGGGAAATGTACAATCCTGCTGACCCATTATTAGTTAAGGGACGCGAGGAAGCTAGACGGAAAGTTAGAATATATAATCAAACATTGGAAACCGAAGGAGAAAAACGGACACAGTTATTAAAGGAATTACTCGGTTCAACTGGAGAAACTGTCGTTATGGAGCCGAATATCCGCTTTGATTACGGTTATAACACCCATGTGGGAGAGAACTTTTTTGCCAATTTTGACTGTACCATCCTCGATGTTTGTGAAGTCCGGTTTGGCGACAATTGCATGCTGGCACCTGGCGTACAAATCTATACAGCAACACATCCACTTAATCCAGCTGAACGGAATTCAGGCAGAGAATATGCCAGACCGATCACATTTGGAAACAATGTCTGGATTGGCGGAAGTGCAATCATAAACCCGGGGGTAACGGTGGGCGACAATGTCGTGATTGCATCAGGAGCAGTCGTTACGAAGGATGTGCCAGATAACGTTGTCGTTGGCGGCAATCCAGCGAGAGTTATAAAACGGATTGAACTTTAA
- a CDS encoding ribonucleotide-diphosphate reductase subunit beta has translation MTQLKKRSLVDVEAPNASTGIINGRSSNILNWDDVRFPWVYPKYKRMLGNFWTPFEINMSKDIKQFSVLTEKEKDAFLKIIGLLALLDSIQTDYAGKVADYLTDSSLNALMIILAQQEVIHNHSYSYVLSSIVPKSKQEEVFDYWRTEPTLRKRNEFITDGYKGFAEDPSIENLLHSIVYDVILEGLFFYSGFAFFYNLARNQKMVGTSTMINYINRDEQLHVGLFEKIFKEILRENPQYDTESLREFGTAAFREAARLEIEWADYIVGNEIDGLLMSDVEAYIKFMANKRAEQLGFTAPFEGHRTNPLRWIIAYQEVDLGKTDFFEQKSRQYTKASADNGFDEL, from the coding sequence ATGACACAATTGAAGAAAAGATCACTTGTAGACGTCGAGGCTCCCAATGCTTCGACTGGCATTATTAATGGCCGAAGTTCAAATATATTAAACTGGGACGATGTCCGCTTCCCATGGGTCTATCCAAAATATAAGAGAATGCTCGGCAATTTCTGGACTCCTTTTGAAATCAATATGTCAAAGGATATTAAGCAATTTTCGGTGCTCACCGAAAAAGAAAAGGATGCCTTTTTGAAAATCATCGGGCTGCTGGCACTCCTTGACAGCATTCAAACGGACTATGCCGGAAAAGTTGCTGATTACCTGACGGACTCTAGTCTAAATGCGCTGATGATCATTTTGGCGCAGCAGGAAGTAATCCATAACCATTCATACAGTTACGTTCTGTCAAGCATCGTACCCAAATCGAAGCAGGAGGAAGTGTTCGACTATTGGAGGACAGAACCAACTCTGCGAAAGCGGAATGAATTTATAACAGACGGATATAAAGGTTTCGCGGAAGATCCAAGCATTGAAAATCTATTGCATTCCATCGTCTATGATGTCATCCTTGAAGGCCTGTTTTTCTACTCGGGCTTCGCCTTTTTTTATAACCTTGCGCGGAACCAGAAAATGGTCGGCACCAGCACGATGATTAACTACATCAACCGTGACGAACAGCTGCATGTAGGGCTTTTCGAAAAGATATTCAAAGAGATACTGCGTGAAAATCCTCAGTACGACACAGAATCACTGAGGGAATTTGGTACCGCAGCTTTCCGGGAAGCGGCACGGCTGGAGATTGAGTGGGCAGATTATATAGTCGGTAACGAGATCGATGGACTGCTCATGTCAGACGTCGAAGCCTATATCAAGTTCATGGCAAACAAACGAGCAGAACAACTAGGCTTTACTGCCCCCTTCGAAGGACATCGGACCAATCCATTAAGATGGATCATCGCCTATCAGGAAGTAGACCTTGGCAAGACTGACTTCTTTGAGCAAAAATCAAGACAGTACACTAAAGCATCCGCTGATAATGGGTTTGATGAACTATAA
- a CDS encoding ribonucleoside-diphosphate reductase subunit alpha yields MSIQVKDEQVAKLIAEIECSFPELDFQTYKEKVDQALEVKEMKEDQVENMLILTAVERISRNEPEWTYVAAGFYLKKLYKLSASFRNTKIESGYGSFYELINSLIEIGIYDSRVLTSYSREEIDHLEKVIDPERDKLFTYIGLLTMAERYLARTQNGDFAELPQERFMMIAMTLLAEEPKEKRLEVVEDAYWALSNLYMTVATPTLANAGKSYGQLSSCFIDTIADDLRSIYDSNTDISTLSKNGGGIGVYLGKIRSRGSDIKGFKGVSSGVIPWMKQLNNTAVSVDQLGQRQGAIAVYLDVWHKDIFPFLDAKLNNGDERQRTHDLFTGICIPDLFMEQVEKRGDWYLFDPHEVRSVMGFSLEDYFDEEKGAGSFREKYWACVYHPGLSHEVVPAIEIFKSIMISQLETGTPYMFYRDQVNRLNANHHKGMIYCSNLCTEITQNMSPTLLEEETMQDGKILIYKKPGDFVVCNLSSISLAKSVMDDVLERVINIQVRMLDNVIDINEIPVLQAQITNKNYRGIGLGTFGWHHLLALKGIKWESEEAVEYCDSLYENIAFLTINASLELAKEKGAYPYFEGSDWSTGQFFEKRQYVGERWDNLAEEVRQNGIRNGYLMAVAPNSSTSILAGSTASIDPIFRLEYSEEKKDYKIPVTAPDLSAETMWFYKTAYNTDQHWSIRQNARRQRHIDQSISFNFYVTNTIKAKALLDLHMDAWKSGLKTTYYVRSTSSSEWDECESCHS; encoded by the coding sequence ATGAGTATTCAAGTAAAGGATGAACAAGTAGCCAAACTGATCGCAGAAATAGAGTGTTCCTTCCCTGAATTGGACTTTCAAACGTATAAAGAGAAGGTGGACCAGGCACTTGAAGTGAAAGAGATGAAAGAGGACCAGGTTGAAAATATGCTGATTTTGACTGCAGTGGAACGAATCAGCCGGAACGAGCCTGAATGGACATATGTGGCTGCGGGTTTTTATCTGAAAAAATTATACAAGCTAAGCGCAAGCTTTCGTAATACAAAAATAGAATCTGGTTACGGTTCGTTCTACGAATTGATCAATAGTTTAATAGAGATTGGGATTTATGACAGTCGAGTTTTAACATCCTACTCCCGTGAAGAAATAGATCATTTGGAAAAAGTCATTGATCCTGAAAGAGACAAGCTGTTTACATATATAGGGCTTTTAACGATGGCAGAAAGATATCTGGCACGCACACAAAATGGCGATTTTGCCGAACTGCCCCAGGAGCGGTTCATGATGATCGCCATGACATTGTTAGCAGAAGAACCAAAGGAAAAGCGGCTTGAAGTAGTGGAGGATGCATACTGGGCGCTTTCGAACTTATACATGACCGTGGCCACTCCTACACTCGCAAATGCAGGCAAAAGCTATGGCCAGTTATCGAGCTGCTTTATTGACACGATAGCAGACGATTTGAGGAGCATCTATGATTCAAACACCGATATTTCCACTTTAAGCAAGAATGGAGGCGGCATTGGTGTTTATCTTGGAAAGATCAGAAGCCGCGGCAGTGATATCAAGGGCTTTAAAGGAGTCAGTTCTGGAGTCATTCCGTGGATGAAACAGCTGAATAACACTGCCGTTTCTGTTGATCAATTAGGACAGCGCCAGGGTGCGATTGCCGTTTACCTCGATGTCTGGCATAAGGATATCTTCCCGTTCCTTGATGCAAAGCTCAATAATGGGGACGAGCGCCAGCGGACACATGATTTATTTACAGGCATTTGCATACCCGATTTATTTATGGAGCAAGTCGAAAAACGAGGCGACTGGTATCTGTTCGATCCTCATGAAGTAAGAAGTGTCATGGGTTTTTCCCTTGAAGATTATTTCGACGAGGAAAAGGGGGCAGGCTCCTTCCGTGAAAAATATTGGGCCTGCGTCTACCATCCTGGTTTGTCACATGAAGTGGTCCCTGCCATTGAAATCTTTAAATCGATCATGATCTCCCAGCTTGAAACAGGAACTCCTTACATGTTTTACAGGGATCAGGTCAACAGGCTCAATGCCAACCATCACAAAGGGATGATTTACTGCAGCAATCTCTGTACGGAAATTACACAGAATATGAGCCCTACTCTCCTTGAAGAGGAAACAATGCAGGACGGAAAGATTTTAATCTATAAAAAACCGGGTGACTTTGTCGTCTGCAACTTATCCTCTATTTCTTTAGCGAAAAGTGTGATGGATGATGTCCTTGAGAGGGTGATCAATATCCAGGTCCGGATGCTCGACAATGTCATTGATATCAATGAAATCCCTGTCCTGCAGGCGCAAATAACAAACAAAAACTACAGAGGAATCGGGCTGGGGACTTTCGGATGGCATCATCTTCTGGCTCTTAAAGGAATCAAATGGGAAAGCGAAGAAGCTGTCGAGTATTGTGATAGTCTTTATGAAAATATCGCCTTTTTAACAATCAATGCTAGCCTCGAGCTGGCAAAAGAAAAAGGGGCATACCCTTATTTCGAAGGCTCCGATTGGTCAACTGGACAGTTTTTCGAAAAGAGACAATACGTTGGCGAAAGGTGGGACAACCTCGCTGAGGAAGTGAGGCAGAACGGAATCAGAAACGGGTATCTGATGGCAGTTGCGCCAAACTCCTCGACCTCAATTCTAGCAGGTTCAACAGCTAGCATTGACCCGATTTTCAGGCTCGAATATTCCGAGGAAAAGAAAGACTATAAGATTCCGGTGACTGCACCAGATCTATCAGCTGAAACGATGTGGTTTTATAAGACAGCATACAACACGGACCAGCACTGGAGCATCAGGCAGAATGCACGGCGCCAGCGCCATATCGACCAATCCATCTCGTTTAATTTTTACGTGACAAACACGATTAAGGCAAAAGCGCTGCTGGATTTGCATATGGATGCATGGAAATCGGGATTGAAAACGACCTATTATGTCCGCTCCACATCGAGCAGTGAGTGGGATGAATGCGAAAGCTGCCATAGTTAA